A region of Nitrosomonas stercoris DNA encodes the following proteins:
- a CDS encoding penicillin-binding protein 1A gives MLFRWIFRFLITILASGLLATLLVIFAALVTLPSLPSLDVLTDYRPKIPLRIYSADNLLIGEFGEERRDFVAIKEVPEFLKKAILAAEDDRFYQHYGVDYIGVLRAIYSNFTAGGTLQGASTITMQVARNFFLTREKTFTRKFSEALLAFKIEHSLEKDLILELYINQIYLGQRSYGFATAAQTYFGKKLPNINLAEAAMLAGLPKAPSRYNPIANLKRAKIRQQYVLRRMHALGYISNEQLAQAGKTAITLHRRVKVFAMPADYIAEMVRQVVYDRYKQEAYTRGIRVYTTIRKADQEAAYHALRKGVMEYDTRHGYRGPEAFLKLPENPGDHAALQDIMHSINNSDDLLAAVVLSATPNAVEAFLKNGETIRITGNGLKTANKYLSNDPKTAEKRIRAGALIRVKKTEKGDWQITQLPEIEAALVAIDPNDGAIRALVGGFDYNLNKFNHATQAWRQPGSSFKPFIYSAALEKGFTPATIINDAPLYLGPEQTGGKAWQPKNYDGKFSGPIRMRTALTRSKNLASVRILQAISPSYVQDYITRFGFDKKHHPAVLPMALGSGSVTPMQMAIGYATFANGGYRISPYFIERIEDEHGNTIESMRHTTIDPNSKQVIDPRNAFLMTNMMQDVVQRGTATRARALGRNDIAGKTGTTSNEFDAWFCGYQKNLVAVAWMGFDDPKSLGRKETGGRTALPIWMDYMSSALKPIPAEKLSLPKGIVVAKINPSTGLRDRFGTLNEYFFQEQLPPETDYSFEDFFFSDQMEDRAF, from the coding sequence ATGTTATTTCGCTGGATTTTCCGTTTCCTTATTACCATTCTGGCTAGCGGTTTACTTGCTACACTGTTAGTAATATTTGCTGCCCTGGTTACCCTTCCCTCTCTGCCCAGTCTCGATGTATTAACAGATTATCGCCCTAAAATTCCGCTGAGAATCTACAGTGCTGACAATTTATTAATAGGGGAATTTGGTGAAGAACGTAGAGATTTTGTAGCAATCAAGGAAGTACCAGAGTTTCTTAAAAAAGCTATTCTGGCAGCTGAAGACGATCGTTTTTATCAGCATTACGGGGTGGATTACATTGGTGTTTTACGTGCTATTTATTCAAACTTCACTGCGGGAGGTACACTTCAGGGAGCCAGCACAATTACAATGCAGGTGGCGCGCAATTTCTTTCTGACCAGAGAAAAAACATTTACTAGAAAATTTAGCGAAGCCTTGCTTGCTTTTAAAATTGAGCACAGCCTAGAAAAAGATCTCATTCTCGAACTGTATATTAACCAGATTTACCTTGGGCAGCGCAGCTATGGCTTTGCTACTGCTGCACAAACCTATTTTGGCAAAAAATTACCCAATATCAATCTGGCTGAAGCCGCCATGCTGGCTGGACTTCCCAAAGCTCCTTCACGCTACAATCCAATCGCCAATCTTAAGCGTGCAAAGATACGGCAACAATATGTATTACGACGCATGCATGCGCTCGGCTACATCTCAAATGAACAACTTGCACAAGCGGGAAAAACAGCCATCACACTCCATCGTCGTGTGAAGGTATTTGCTATGCCTGCGGATTACATTGCAGAGATGGTGCGTCAAGTTGTCTACGATCGATATAAACAGGAAGCTTACACTCGCGGCATCAGGGTTTACACAACAATACGCAAAGCCGATCAAGAAGCCGCCTATCATGCTTTGCGCAAAGGTGTAATGGAGTACGACACCAGACATGGTTATCGTGGCCCAGAAGCATTCTTAAAACTGCCTGAGAATCCCGGAGATCACGCCGCGCTACAGGACATCATGCACAGTATTAACAATAGTGATGATTTACTTGCTGCAGTCGTGTTATCAGCCACACCTAATGCCGTTGAAGCTTTTCTCAAAAACGGAGAAACCATTCGTATTACTGGTAATGGGTTAAAAACAGCCAACAAATATCTGAGTAACGACCCCAAAACTGCTGAAAAAAGGATTCGTGCTGGTGCCTTGATTCGTGTAAAGAAAACTGAAAAAGGCGATTGGCAAATTACCCAGTTACCTGAAATAGAAGCAGCGCTGGTCGCAATCGATCCCAATGATGGCGCTATTCGTGCACTAGTAGGAGGATTTGACTACAACCTCAACAAATTTAATCATGCTACGCAAGCCTGGCGTCAACCGGGATCAAGCTTCAAACCTTTCATTTATTCTGCTGCACTTGAAAAAGGTTTTACACCTGCAACCATTATCAACGATGCTCCACTATATTTAGGCCCTGAACAAACCGGTGGCAAGGCCTGGCAACCTAAAAACTATGATGGTAAATTTAGCGGTCCTATCAGAATGCGAACAGCATTAACTCGTTCAAAGAATCTTGCTTCTGTACGTATTCTTCAAGCAATCAGTCCTTCTTACGTGCAAGATTACATTACACGTTTCGGCTTTGATAAAAAGCACCATCCGGCAGTGCTTCCCATGGCACTAGGCTCCGGCTCAGTCACTCCAATGCAAATGGCTATTGGTTATGCAACCTTTGCCAATGGGGGTTATCGTATCTCCCCCTATTTTATTGAACGCATAGAAGACGAACATGGCAATACAATTGAATCAATGCGCCATACCACCATCGACCCAAATAGTAAACAAGTCATCGATCCACGTAACGCATTCCTAATGACCAATATGATGCAGGATGTGGTTCAACGAGGAACAGCAACAAGAGCAAGGGCACTTGGCCGTAACGATATTGCAGGAAAAACAGGCACAACCAGCAATGAATTCGATGCCTGGTTTTGTGGCTATCAAAAAAATCTAGTGGCAGTTGCCTGGATGGGATTTGATGATCCCAAATCTCTGGGCAGAAAAGAAACCGGAGGACGCACAGCACTACCTATCTGGATGGATTACATGTCTAGCGCCCTCAAACCCATTCCAGCTGAAAAACTTTCTCTCCCGAAAGGAATCGTGGTTGCCAAAATTAATCCATCAACTGGCTTAAGAGATCGTTTTGGCACACTAAACGAATATTTCTTTCAGGAACAGCTTCCACCAGAAACTGATTATTCATTTGAGGACTTCTTTTTTTCAGATCAAATGGAAGATCGAGCATTTTAA